A region from the Microbacterium lacus genome encodes:
- the otsB gene encoding trehalose-phosphatase — MSGGSLHGALARVAASDRLLVALDFDGTLAPLEDDPMSARALPEAAAAVAALADLADTPVAFVSGRSLHDLREIAEHGDDSPVYLAGSHGAEFWVPGEGQVATAGDAAADALRDALREELTSRLADLDGVWVEPKTYGFGIHTRVASAADAATARDAADRLVAERAPHWRRRTGHNIVEYSFRHEGKDSAIAALRERLGATAVLFAGDDVTDEDALASLGDADLGIRVGDGQTAASVRVGSIQELADALSALARMRASSRQ, encoded by the coding sequence GTGAGCGGCGGGTCCCTCCACGGCGCACTGGCCCGGGTCGCGGCATCCGATCGGCTCCTGGTCGCACTCGACTTCGACGGCACGCTCGCTCCGCTCGAGGACGACCCGATGAGTGCTCGGGCGCTGCCGGAGGCGGCGGCCGCCGTCGCAGCGCTGGCAGACCTTGCGGATACGCCGGTCGCCTTCGTCTCGGGCCGGAGCCTGCACGATCTGCGGGAGATCGCGGAGCACGGCGACGACTCGCCCGTGTACCTCGCCGGATCGCACGGGGCCGAATTCTGGGTGCCCGGCGAAGGACAGGTGGCCACCGCCGGCGACGCGGCGGCCGACGCGCTCCGCGACGCGCTCCGCGAAGAGCTCACCTCGCGGTTGGCGGACCTGGACGGAGTGTGGGTCGAGCCGAAGACGTACGGATTCGGCATCCACACCCGCGTCGCGAGCGCCGCGGACGCCGCCACCGCACGCGACGCCGCCGACCGGCTCGTGGCCGAACGGGCGCCGCACTGGCGGCGCCGCACCGGCCACAACATCGTCGAGTACTCCTTCCGCCACGAGGGCAAGGACTCCGCCATCGCGGCGCTGCGCGAGCGGCTCGGCGCGACCGCGGTGCTGTTCGCGGGAGACGACGTCACGGACGAGGACGCACTGGCGAGCCTCGGGGATGCCGATCTCGGCATCCGCGTCGGCGACGGCCAGACGGCGGCTTCGGTGCGTGTCGGAAGCATCCAAGAATTGGCCGACGCGTTGAGCGCGCTGGCACGGATGCGGGCATCGTCGCGGCAATAG
- a CDS encoding alpha,alpha-trehalose-phosphate synthase (UDP-forming) has protein sequence MHKAEFVVVANRLPVDRVSDAGEGEWRRSPGGLVTALEPVMKKADGAWVGWAGQPDVDLDPFEFDGTMLVPVTLSAEDVELYYEGFSNDTIWPLYHDVIAEPRYKRVWWESYVRVNRRFAQAAADAAEPGATVWVQDYQLQLVPRMLRDLRPDLVIGYFHHIPFPAYGLYSQLPWRRQVLEGLLGADVIGFQRVADAGNFARAVRRQLRYETKASGIVVPEKDGTTRRALAKAFPISIDATSYIELAHRDDVQARAREIRESLGNPKRIFLGVDRLDYTKGIRHRLKAFGELLTDEKLSVDDVTLVQVASPSRERVAAYIQLRDEIELTVGRINGDFDTMGHTAIRYLHQAYPREEMVALFLAADVMLVTALRDGMNLVAKEYVASRVDNRGVLILSEFAGAADELGTALRVNPHDIEGLKEAMMRAVEMAPAEQGRRMRAARRRVLEHSVEDWSREFLEALAQFHGAGRSGVDA, from the coding sequence GTGCACAAGGCCGAGTTCGTCGTCGTCGCCAACCGCCTCCCGGTGGACCGCGTCTCCGACGCCGGAGAGGGGGAGTGGCGTCGTTCTCCCGGTGGCCTGGTGACCGCGCTGGAACCGGTGATGAAGAAGGCCGACGGCGCGTGGGTGGGCTGGGCCGGTCAGCCCGACGTCGATCTGGACCCGTTCGAGTTCGACGGCACGATGCTCGTGCCCGTCACGCTGAGCGCGGAGGACGTGGAGCTGTACTACGAGGGTTTCTCGAACGACACGATCTGGCCGCTGTACCACGACGTGATCGCCGAACCGCGCTACAAGAGAGTCTGGTGGGAGTCGTACGTCCGGGTGAACCGCCGCTTCGCGCAGGCGGCCGCCGACGCGGCGGAGCCGGGAGCCACGGTGTGGGTACAGGACTACCAACTGCAGCTCGTGCCGCGGATGCTGCGCGATCTGCGGCCGGATCTGGTCATCGGCTACTTCCACCACATTCCGTTCCCCGCATACGGTCTGTACTCGCAGCTGCCGTGGCGTCGGCAGGTGCTGGAGGGCCTGCTCGGCGCCGACGTCATCGGCTTCCAGCGCGTCGCGGACGCCGGCAACTTCGCCCGTGCCGTGCGCCGTCAGCTGCGGTACGAGACGAAGGCCTCCGGCATCGTCGTACCCGAGAAGGACGGCACGACCCGCCGTGCCCTCGCGAAGGCCTTCCCCATCTCGATCGACGCGACCTCCTACATCGAGCTCGCACACCGTGACGACGTGCAGGCCCGCGCCCGTGAGATCCGCGAGAGCCTCGGCAATCCGAAGCGCATCTTCCTCGGCGTCGACCGTCTCGACTACACCAAGGGGATCCGTCATCGCCTGAAGGCGTTCGGCGAGCTGCTGACCGACGAGAAGCTCAGCGTCGACGACGTCACGCTCGTGCAGGTCGCGAGCCCCAGCCGCGAGCGCGTCGCCGCCTACATTCAGTTGCGCGACGAGATCGAACTCACGGTCGGACGCATCAACGGCGATTTCGACACGATGGGGCACACGGCGATCCGCTATCTCCATCAGGCCTACCCGCGCGAGGAGATGGTCGCCCTGTTCCTCGCGGCCGACGTCATGCTCGTGACGGCCCTGCGCGACGGCATGAACCTCGTGGCGAAGGAATACGTCGCGTCCCGGGTGGACAACCGCGGCGTCCTGATCCTGAGCGAATTCGCCGGCGCCGCCGATGAACTCGGCACCGCCCTGCGGGTCAATCCGCACGACATCGAGGGCCTCAAGGAGGCCATGATGCGCGCGGTCGAGATGGCGCCCGCCGAGCAGGGGCGACGCATGCGCGCGGCGCGGCGCCGAGTGCTCGAACACAGCGTCGAGGACTGGTCCCGCGAATTCCTGGAGGCACTCGCGCAGTTCCACGGCGCGGGCCGGTCCGGAGTCGACGCGTGA
- a CDS encoding GNAT family N-acetyltransferase, with protein sequence MSAIAPLAPEDHDEWMPLWRAYLEFYETELTDAQNELTFARLVSADDAVHGALIRDEAGAALGFVHWLTHPSTWSDGPYCYLEDLFVHPDARGTGAGESLIAHVREWARENGSPKVYWLTQRTNARARRLYDRVAVDTGFVHYEIDLEVSGGSAS encoded by the coding sequence ATGTCCGCGATTGCGCCGCTCGCCCCGGAAGATCACGACGAATGGATGCCGCTCTGGCGGGCGTACCTCGAGTTCTATGAGACCGAGCTCACCGACGCGCAGAACGAGCTGACGTTCGCACGGCTCGTGTCAGCGGACGACGCCGTGCACGGCGCCCTCATCCGCGACGAAGCGGGCGCGGCCCTGGGTTTCGTGCACTGGCTCACGCACCCGTCCACGTGGTCGGACGGTCCGTATTGCTACCTGGAGGATCTGTTCGTCCATCCCGACGCGCGCGGTACCGGAGCGGGCGAGTCGCTGATCGCGCACGTCCGGGAGTGGGCACGGGAGAACGGCAGCCCGAAGGTCTATTGGCTCACTCAGCGCACGAATGCCCGCGCGCGTCGACTCTATGACCGGGTGGCCGTCGACACCGGGTTCGTGCACTACGAGATCGACCTGGAGGTCAGCGGCGGATCCGCTTCTTGA
- the ilvN gene encoding acetolactate synthase small subunit — protein MSTHVLSLLVEDKPGLLTRVAGLFARRGFNIESLAVGVTEVPGLSRITVVVDVDQLPLEQVTKQLNKLINVIKIVELDASASVQREHVLVKVRADNASRSNVLEVVNLFRASIVDYAPDALVIEVTGDKGKVEAFLKALEPFGIKELAQSGLLALGRGGKSITERVLRG, from the coding sequence ATGTCCACGCACGTGCTGAGCCTCCTCGTGGAGGACAAGCCCGGTCTGCTGACCCGTGTCGCCGGGCTCTTCGCCCGCCGCGGCTTCAACATCGAATCCCTCGCCGTGGGCGTCACCGAGGTGCCGGGCCTGTCGCGCATCACGGTGGTCGTCGATGTCGATCAGCTGCCGCTCGAGCAGGTGACCAAGCAGCTGAACAAGCTCATCAACGTGATCAAGATCGTCGAGCTCGACGCATCCGCATCCGTCCAGCGCGAGCACGTGCTCGTGAAGGTGCGCGCGGACAACGCGTCGCGATCGAACGTCCTCGAAGTCGTGAACCTGTTCCGCGCGTCCATCGTCGACTACGCGCCGGACGCCCTCGTGATCGAGGTCACCGGGGACAAGGGCAAGGTCGAGGCGTTCCTGAAGGCGCTGGAGCCCTTCGGGATCAAGGAGCTCGCGCAGTCGGGCCTGCTCGCCCTCGGCCGCGGCGGCAAGAGCATCACCGAGCGCGTCCTGCGCGGCTGA
- the ilvD gene encoding dihydroxy-acid dehydratase, giving the protein MPGPENSIDIKPRSRVVTDGIEATTSRGMLRAVGMGDADWDKPQIGIASSWNEITPCNLSLDRLAQGAKEGVHSGGGYPLQFGTISVSDGISMGHEGMHFSLVSREVIADSVETVVMAERLDGTVLLAGCDKSIPGMLMASARLDLSSVFLYAGSIAPGWVKLSDGTEKDVTIIDSFEAVGACLAGKMSQEDLKRIECAIAPGEGACGGMYTANTMASVAEALGLSLPGSAAPPAADRRRDYFAHRSGEAVVNLLKLGITTRDILTPEAFENAIALAMALGGSTNVVLHLLAIANEAEVELTLHDFNRIGDKVPHVADMKPFGQYVMNDVDRHGGIPVIMKAMLDEGLLHGDALTVTGKTLAENLADLNPDPVDGTVIHSFDNPIHEKGGITILHGSIAPEGAVVKSAGFDSDVFEGPARVFERERAAMDALEAGEISAGDVVVIRYEGPKGGPGMREMLAVTAAIKGAGLGKDVLLLTDGRFSGGTTGLCIGHIAPEAVDAGPIAFVRDGDLIRVDIAARTLDLLVDEAELDSRRSGWEPLPPRYTRGVLAKYSKLVRSAAEGAVTG; this is encoded by the coding sequence ATGCCCGGTCCTGAGAACTCCATCGACATCAAACCCCGCAGCCGTGTCGTCACGGACGGCATCGAAGCCACGACGTCGCGAGGCATGCTCCGCGCCGTCGGCATGGGGGACGCCGACTGGGACAAGCCGCAGATCGGCATCGCCTCCAGCTGGAACGAGATCACCCCCTGCAACCTGAGCCTCGATCGCCTCGCGCAGGGTGCGAAGGAGGGCGTGCACTCGGGCGGCGGCTATCCGCTGCAGTTCGGAACGATCTCGGTGTCGGACGGCATCTCGATGGGTCACGAGGGCATGCATTTCTCGCTCGTGAGCCGCGAGGTCATCGCCGACTCCGTCGAGACGGTCGTGATGGCCGAGCGCCTGGACGGCACCGTGCTGCTGGCCGGCTGCGACAAGTCCATCCCGGGGATGCTGATGGCCAGCGCGCGCCTGGACCTGTCCAGCGTCTTCCTCTACGCCGGATCGATCGCGCCGGGCTGGGTGAAGCTCTCCGACGGCACCGAGAAGGACGTCACGATCATCGACTCGTTCGAGGCGGTCGGAGCGTGCCTCGCGGGGAAGATGAGCCAGGAGGACCTCAAGCGCATCGAGTGCGCGATCGCGCCGGGCGAAGGCGCGTGCGGCGGGATGTACACGGCCAACACGATGGCCTCCGTCGCCGAGGCGCTCGGTCTGAGTCTGCCCGGCTCCGCGGCGCCGCCCGCCGCCGACCGCCGCCGCGACTATTTCGCCCACCGCTCGGGTGAGGCCGTGGTCAACCTGCTCAAGCTCGGCATCACGACGCGGGACATCCTGACGCCGGAGGCATTCGAGAACGCGATCGCCCTCGCGATGGCGCTCGGCGGATCGACGAACGTCGTGCTGCACCTGCTCGCGATCGCGAACGAGGCCGAGGTCGAACTCACTCTCCACGACTTCAACCGCATCGGCGACAAGGTGCCGCACGTGGCGGACATGAAGCCCTTCGGGCAGTACGTCATGAACGACGTCGACCGCCACGGCGGCATCCCCGTCATCATGAAGGCGATGCTCGACGAGGGACTGCTCCACGGCGATGCGCTCACGGTGACCGGCAAGACGCTCGCGGAGAACCTCGCTGACCTGAACCCCGACCCGGTGGACGGCACCGTCATCCACTCCTTCGACAACCCGATCCACGAGAAGGGCGGCATCACGATCCTGCACGGCTCGATCGCGCCCGAGGGCGCGGTCGTCAAGTCAGCGGGCTTCGACTCCGACGTGTTCGAGGGTCCGGCGCGCGTCTTCGAACGCGAACGCGCCGCGATGGATGCGCTGGAAGCGGGCGAGATCTCGGCCGGCGATGTCGTCGTGATCCGCTACGAGGGCCCCAAGGGCGGCCCCGGCATGCGCGAGATGCTGGCCGTGACCGCCGCCATCAAGGGCGCGGGGCTCGGAAAAGATGTACTACTCTTGACAGACGGCAGATTCTCAGGCGGCACAACCGGCCTGTGCATCGGCCACATAGCACCCGAAGCGGTGGACGCAGGTCCGATCGCCTTCGTGCGCGATGGTGATCTGATACGGGTCGATATCGCGGCTCGCACTCTCGACCTACTCGTCGATGAGGCTGAGCTTGACTCCCGCCGCTCCGGCTGGGAGCCGCTTCCTCCGCGCTATACCCGTGGCGTCCTGGCCAAGTACTCCAAGCTCGTGCGCTCCGCTGCGGAGGGCGCGGTCACGGGATAG
- a CDS encoding acetolactate synthase large subunit, which yields MPAETATAVPRPPARTASAPVLTGAQAVVRSLELLGVTDVFGLPGGAILPVYDPLMDSSELRHILVRHEQGAGHAAEGYAAASNKIGVAIATSGPGATNLVTAIADAYMDSVPIVCITGQVFSTLMGTDAFQEADIVGITMPITKHSFLVKDASEIPGAIAAAFEIAGTGRPGPVLVDITKDAQQAEVPFVWPPKIDLPGYRPVTKAHGKQILAAAQLLAEAKKPVLYVGGGVIRSQASAELLALAEATGAPVVTTLMARGAFPDSHPQQLGMPGMHGTVPAVLALQEADLLVSLGARFDDRVTGKAALFAPHAKVVHVDIDPAEIGKIRTADVPIVGDLKEVLVDLEAAFRTQVSAAGPDTEEWWSYLDGLRTEFPLGYAQPTDGLMAPQYVIQRIGELTGPEGVFAAGVGQHQMWAAQFIKYERPNAWLNSGGAGTMGYSVPAAMGAKVAEPDRVVWAIDGDGCFQMTNQELATCAINNIPIKVAVINNSSLGMVRQWQTLFYDGRYSHTNLNTGHGTVRIPDFVKLAEAYGCLAIRVEREEDVDAAIKLALETNDRPVVIDFVVSADAMVWPMVPQGVSNSFVQYARDHSPAFDQEA from the coding sequence ATGCCCGCCGAAACCGCCACGGCCGTTCCCCGGCCCCCCGCTCGCACCGCTTCGGCGCCCGTGCTCACGGGCGCGCAGGCGGTCGTCCGTTCGCTCGAACTGCTGGGTGTGACCGACGTGTTCGGTCTGCCCGGCGGCGCGATCCTTCCGGTCTACGACCCGCTCATGGACAGCTCCGAGCTGCGTCACATCCTCGTTCGCCACGAGCAGGGCGCCGGACACGCCGCCGAGGGCTATGCCGCGGCGTCCAACAAGATCGGCGTCGCGATCGCGACGTCCGGTCCCGGGGCGACGAACCTCGTCACCGCGATCGCGGACGCCTACATGGACTCCGTCCCGATCGTCTGCATCACCGGTCAGGTGTTCTCGACCCTGATGGGAACGGACGCCTTCCAGGAGGCCGACATCGTCGGCATCACGATGCCGATCACCAAGCACTCGTTCCTCGTGAAGGACGCCTCCGAGATCCCGGGCGCGATCGCCGCGGCATTCGAGATCGCCGGAACCGGTCGTCCGGGGCCCGTGCTCGTGGACATCACGAAGGACGCGCAGCAGGCGGAGGTGCCCTTCGTCTGGCCGCCGAAGATCGATCTGCCCGGCTACCGTCCGGTCACGAAGGCGCACGGCAAGCAGATCCTCGCGGCGGCACAGCTGCTCGCCGAGGCGAAGAAGCCGGTGCTGTACGTCGGCGGCGGTGTGATCCGCTCGCAGGCATCCGCTGAGCTCCTGGCCCTCGCCGAAGCGACCGGCGCTCCGGTGGTCACGACCCTGATGGCGCGCGGCGCCTTCCCGGACTCGCACCCGCAGCAGCTCGGCATGCCCGGCATGCACGGCACGGTGCCCGCGGTGCTCGCCCTGCAGGAGGCCGACCTGCTCGTGTCGCTGGGCGCGCGCTTCGACGACCGCGTGACCGGCAAAGCGGCGCTGTTCGCTCCGCACGCGAAGGTGGTGCACGTGGACATCGACCCTGCCGAGATCGGCAAGATCCGCACGGCCGACGTGCCGATCGTGGGTGACCTGAAGGAGGTCCTCGTGGACCTCGAGGCCGCATTCCGGACCCAGGTGTCCGCCGCCGGGCCCGACACCGAGGAGTGGTGGTCCTACCTCGACGGCCTGCGCACCGAGTTCCCCCTCGGCTACGCGCAGCCCACTGACGGACTCATGGCGCCCCAGTATGTCATCCAGCGGATCGGCGAGCTCACCGGCCCGGAGGGCGTCTTCGCCGCCGGTGTCGGACAGCACCAGATGTGGGCGGCGCAGTTCATCAAGTACGAGCGTCCGAACGCATGGCTCAACTCCGGCGGAGCCGGCACGATGGGCTACTCCGTACCCGCCGCGATGGGCGCGAAGGTCGCCGAGCCCGACCGGGTCGTGTGGGCGATCGACGGCGACGGCTGCTTCCAGATGACCAATCAGGAACTCGCCACGTGCGCGATCAACAACATCCCGATCAAGGTCGCGGTAATCAACAACTCCTCGCTCGGGATGGTGCGCCAGTGGCAGACGCTGTTCTACGACGGCCGCTACTCGCACACCAACCTCAACACCGGACACGGCACGGTCCGCATCCCCGACTTCGTCAAGCTCGCCGAGGCGTACGGCTGCCTCGCGATCCGCGTGGAACGCGAAGAGGATGTGGATGCCGCGATCAAGCTCGCGCTCGAGACGAACGACCGCCCCGTCGTGATCGACTTCGTCGTGAGCGCGGATGCCATGGTGTGGCCGATGGTCCCGCAGGGTGTCAGCAACAGCTTCGTCCAATACGCCCGCGACCACTCGCCCGCGTTCGATCAGGAGGCCTGA